From the Candidatus Peribacteria bacterium genome, one window contains:
- a CDS encoding aminoacyltransferase, whose protein sequence is MTIRLLTSAEDLALYSTWIAQHPDGTLWQSLEWKTYQEALGRTVRVYVEIGDGKSNYAKALSDKSEIGASAMVVIDRTTGGFSTWDMQRGPVVASGFQLSAFREFLEKIIVDAKKDKCISIFLSPMTNDQLPITHPSTRHEQPEATRILDLTLSDDDLLKQMHQKGRYNMKVAQKNGIRIEQSADVAAYATLASDTAKRDGFSGGSVKRYKTFLEKIPGSFLLLAYADHSPAPIAGLIGVTYGKTGIYYYGASDYQHRSLMAPYLLQWQAIQHCKAAGCTHYDLLGIAPPDTGNDHPWAGISDFKAKFGGTVLSYPAEKEIVLKPFIKMLLQMKRKVMG, encoded by the coding sequence ATGACTATCCGCCTTCTGACATCGGCCGAGGATCTGGCGCTCTACAGTACCTGGATTGCACAGCATCCGGACGGCACACTGTGGCAATCGCTGGAATGGAAAACATACCAGGAAGCATTGGGGCGGACTGTACGGGTGTATGTGGAAATTGGTGATGGGAAATCCAACTACGCTAAAGCTCTGTCGGACAAGTCGGAAATTGGGGCGAGTGCGATGGTGGTGATTGATAGGACCACGGGTGGGTTTTCGACTTGGGATATGCAGCGGGGACCGGTGGTAGCTTCTGGCTTTCAGCTTTCAGCTTTTAGAGAATTTCTGGAAAAGATTATTGTCGATGCAAAGAAAGACAAATGCATCAGCATTTTTCTTTCCCCAATGACCAATGACCAATTACCAATAACCCACCCTTCAACACGCCACGAACAGCCCGAGGCTACGCGCATTCTTGATCTCACACTCAGTGATGACGATCTTCTAAAGCAAATGCACCAGAAAGGTCGCTATAACATGAAAGTGGCGCAGAAAAACGGCATACGGATCGAGCAATCCGCCGATGTTGCAGCCTACGCAACACTTGCATCCGATACCGCAAAACGCGATGGGTTTAGTGGCGGATCAGTGAAACGATACAAAACATTCCTGGAAAAGATTCCGGGCAGCTTCCTCCTCCTTGCATACGCGGATCATTCCCCTGCTCCTATCGCCGGATTGATTGGTGTTACCTATGGGAAGACAGGCATCTACTACTACGGCGCCTCCGACTATCAACACCGATCCCTCATGGCTCCGTACCTGCTCCAGTGGCAGGCAATTCAGCACTGTAAGGCCGCAGGATGCACACACTACGATCTCCTGGGAATTGCACCCCCGGACACAGGGAATGATCACCCGTGGGCAGGAATCAGCGATTTTAAAGCGAAGTTCGGTGGCACTGTTCTTTCCTATCCTGCAGAAAAAGAAATTGTACTGAAGCCGTTTATAAAAATGCTGCTGCAGATGAAGAGGAAGGTTATGGGATGA
- a CDS encoding superoxide dismutase, with translation MPHALPNLPYTYAALEPHIDARTMEVHYKNHHQTYVDKLNAAIEKHPELADKSVEELVADLDMVPEDIRTAVRNHGGGHLNHSLFWTILSPTKSEPSAALAAALEAKFGSVQDFKVQFSEKATLLFGSGWVWLVVDGKDLAIVTTPNQDNPVTDGKTPIMGIDIWEHAYYLKHQNRRPEYVAAFWEVVNWGEVSRRFAEAQ, from the coding sequence ATGCCACATGCGCTCCCGAATCTGCCGTATACCTATGCTGCCCTTGAGCCGCATATTGATGCACGCACCATGGAGGTTCATTACAAGAACCATCATCAGACCTATGTTGATAAATTAAATGCTGCCATTGAGAAGCATCCGGAGCTTGCGGATAAGTCTGTGGAGGAACTGGTGGCTGATCTCGACATGGTGCCGGAAGACATCCGTACCGCTGTCCGCAATCACGGCGGGGGGCATCTGAACCATAGTTTGTTCTGGACCATTCTCTCTCCGACAAAATCCGAGCCGAGCGCTGCACTCGCTGCCGCACTTGAGGCAAAGTTCGGGTCAGTGCAGGACTTCAAGGTACAGTTCTCCGAAAAGGCGACACTGCTCTTCGGATCCGGATGGGTGTGGCTTGTTGTTGATGGAAAAGATCTCGCGATTGTCACGACGCCAAACCAGGACAATCCGGTCACAGACGGCAAGACACCGATTATGGGTATCGATATCTGGGAGCACGCGTACTACCTGAAGCACCAGAACCGCCGCCCGGAATACGTTGCTGCATTCTGGGAAGTGGTGAACTGGGGCGAGGTCTCACGCAGATTTGCAGAGGCGCAGTAA
- a CDS encoding ferritin-like domain-containing protein, with protein sequence MSLLHPGKVDAPSLHVLLAHELKDLYDAEFQIMDALPKVIEQATDLDLKKALEEHIRETETHITRLEDCFNMLDMKPERIGCDGMKGVLKEGDHVIHGEMEANVKDDALIGACQRVEHYEMAAYGCAREHAKVLGFTDVAALLNSTLQEEGKADQTLSQIAKTLHKSLSAVA encoded by the coding sequence ATGTCCCTCCTCCACCCCGGAAAAGTCGATGCGCCGTCTTTGCACGTTCTCCTCGCGCACGAACTGAAGGATTTATACGACGCAGAATTTCAGATTATGGACGCCCTGCCAAAAGTCATTGAGCAGGCAACGGATCTTGACCTGAAAAAGGCTCTCGAAGAACACATACGCGAAACTGAAACGCACATCACACGCCTGGAAGACTGTTTCAATATGCTGGATATGAAACCCGAGCGTATCGGGTGTGACGGCATGAAAGGTGTCCTGAAAGAAGGTGACCATGTGATCCACGGCGAGATGGAAGCGAATGTGAAAGATGATGCACTGATTGGCGCCTGCCAGCGCGTGGAACACTATGAGATGGCGGCGTATGGCTGTGCACGTGAACATGCGAAAGTTCTTGGCTTTACCGATGTTGCCGCTCTTCTGAACTCCACTCTGCAGGAAGAAGGAAAAGCGGATCAGACACTGTCACAGATCGCAAAAACTCTGCACAAGTCACTGTCTGCAGTGGCATAA
- a CDS encoding sugar phosphate isomerase/epimerase produces MSHVSSIKGPAIFLAQGWGKPGWKTLPECAKTAASLGYKGMQAPLWTGSGIDVEKAAGSQSYCEDLQAEVTAAGCPIVELANHCETQLVRCAPVYLELHQWPVPPTLHGNHTAIQEWARIRARQSILAAKNFGFNRVAAFSGTGMFHLMYPWPQRPAGLVEAGFNALADAWRPIFDFGGEHGVDVCFELHPGEDLMDGNTFNQFLGYVDNHPKCNILLDLSHSVLSGMGLRQMLGFIVANKERIKMFHVKDAEFNPTEGGGVYDGYRSWKDRAGRFRSLGDGQIDYSAVIAMLDHLGLDLWAVLEWECCFKGWNQGVEEGAKFIEAWINGTTPPTKADVIPHNEGAFDDFAAGKIDKGVISRLIGVKESEVNTKVAS; encoded by the coding sequence ATGTCACATGTAAGTAGCATCAAGGGGCCTGCAATTTTCTTGGCGCAGGGCTGGGGCAAGCCGGGATGGAAAACACTTCCGGAGTGCGCGAAGACTGCCGCAAGCCTCGGGTACAAAGGCATGCAAGCGCCCTTGTGGACGGGGAGCGGTATCGATGTCGAAAAGGCAGCAGGCTCGCAATCATACTGCGAGGATCTGCAGGCAGAAGTGACTGCTGCCGGATGTCCCATTGTGGAACTTGCCAATCACTGCGAGACGCAATTGGTACGGTGTGCGCCGGTCTATCTGGAGCTGCATCAATGGCCTGTGCCTCCTACACTGCATGGCAATCACACAGCCATTCAAGAGTGGGCACGGATTCGGGCGCGGCAAAGCATTTTGGCTGCCAAGAATTTCGGCTTCAACCGCGTTGCCGCCTTCAGCGGTACCGGCATGTTTCACCTGATGTATCCGTGGCCGCAGCGGCCCGCCGGATTGGTGGAAGCAGGATTCAACGCCTTGGCAGATGCGTGGCGACCGATTTTCGACTTCGGTGGCGAGCACGGTGTTGATGTGTGTTTCGAATTGCACCCCGGGGAAGACCTGATGGACGGTAACACGTTCAATCAGTTTCTCGGGTACGTCGACAATCATCCGAAGTGCAATATCCTGCTGGATCTCAGCCACTCGGTTTTGAGCGGCATGGGCCTCCGGCAGATGCTTGGGTTCATCGTTGCAAATAAGGAGCGTATCAAGATGTTCCATGTCAAAGACGCCGAATTCAACCCAACCGAGGGCGGCGGCGTCTACGACGGATACCGCAGCTGGAAAGATCGCGCTGGCAGGTTCAGGAGTCTTGGTGATGGTCAGATCGACTACTCTGCTGTCATCGCTATGCTCGATCATCTGGGCCTGGATTTGTGGGCCGTGCTCGAATGGGAATGCTGCTTCAAAGGATGGAATCAGGGGGTGGAGGAAGGGGCCAAGTTCATCGAAGCGTGGATCAACGGAACAACTCCTCCCACCAAGGCCGATGTCATTCCTCACAATGAAGGTGCCTTCGACGACTTTGCCGCCGGCAAGATCGACAAGGGTGTCATCAGCAGGCTGATTGGAGTGAAAGAATCTGAAGTGAATACGAAGGTTGCTTCGTAG
- a CDS encoding DNA-directed RNA polymerase subunit beta — protein MAAKKPAKKAAKPAKKVVKKVAAKPVKKAPAKKAAPKKVAKPAKKAAPKAAPKKVIKAAPVKKPEPAPKKEAPKAAAPEKKVAVVAKVAAPAKKQQDILKKPAGAKAVYQMDVEQSILPQIIPHLQPPLDKVPDSIKDLPADIAAKKVIEGRVFIVDDQGVSHVPSLIEMQLESYKWFLTEGLKELLQEITPITDFSGKKMELRILGHTFDAPKYDPETCSRRNLSYEAAMKGHVQLINKETGEIKEQDVFLGSIPLMTNNGTFIIGGIERVVVHQLVRSPGVFFSTMPDYPKFHAAKIIPKRGVWLEIETDRRGVITCKIDRKRKIPITQLLRVFGYTTESQMMDLFSDLVSEEHDFILKTLEKDTASTLEDAYQSIYRRIRPGDYATPENAKQLIDGLFFDFKKYDMGTIARYKLNRRFGVETPSDEQHRVFQVKDFIEILRELIRLNNGIGTPDDIDHLSNRRVRSVGELVQNKYRVGLVRTERIVKDRMTVMDLETVTPTQLINCRPVTAAMREFFASSQLSQFMDQTNPLSELAHKRRLSAMGPGGLSRERASFDVRDVHTSHYGRICPIATPEGPNIGLVVHLAGFARVNPYGFLETPYREVLHDVALDADAMLGRIIDETVKDGRKVIIKEGDTIDSKETARQIISLLKKEKRDTVHVRAFATGKVIFMDAEQERRLIISQAQETGTLSEFGEFMEPRVSARKGGEATLSDVRDVTHIDVSPKQILSISTSLIPFLEHDDNTRASMGTNMQRQAVPLVKPHAPLVGTGLEGLAARASGHALLAEEDGEVTYVDADQISIVYKTGRKETYKMKTFLRSNQGTCFHMRPLVAHGQKIHKGQTLADGSAVEGGELALGQNLLVAYMSWQGYNFEDAIIISDRIVEQGYFDSIHIESYITDVRETKLGPETVTRDIPNVGEGKLKDLDVDGIVRIGATVHEGDILVGKITPKGETELTPEERLLQAIFGDKAKDVKDSSLRLPGGAGGKVVDVHIFDRALGDELPTGVMKQIEIFVAQTRKTQVGDKMAGRHGNKGVISRIVPKEDMPFMEDGTPVDIILNPLGVTSRMNIGQILETHLGWACQILGIKIATPALDGISPDQITGFLKAAGLPEGGKVQLTDGRTGEHFAHKTTVGMVYMLKLLHLVEDKIHARSVGPYSLVTQQPLGGKAQHGGQRFGEMEVWALEAYGAAYTLQEMLTIKSDDVIGRSKAYEAIVKGETIQRPSIPESFNVLVKELQALGLKVELLKFKDEVVPEERAILSPDEIETVELASRVDSEDLEDALPVGDKIAELSEEIAMAEGESEDEVIAAVEGGEIGDDGAVGVTQKDEMEEAVSEESMNDA, from the coding sequence ATGGCTGCAAAAAAGCCCGCTAAAAAAGCTGCAAAGCCTGCGAAGAAAGTGGTAAAGAAGGTCGCTGCGAAGCCTGTAAAGAAGGCTCCGGCCAAGAAAGCCGCTCCGAAGAAGGTTGCGAAGCCTGCAAAGAAAGCTGCCCCAAAGGCCGCTCCTAAAAAGGTCATCAAAGCCGCTCCGGTCAAAAAGCCAGAACCTGCTCCGAAAAAGGAGGCGCCGAAGGCTGCTGCTCCGGAAAAGAAGGTTGCTGTGGTTGCCAAAGTTGCCGCTCCTGCAAAGAAGCAGCAGGATATTCTGAAAAAGCCTGCTGGCGCGAAAGCTGTATACCAGATGGATGTCGAACAGAGCATTCTGCCGCAGATTATCCCGCACCTTCAGCCACCTTTGGATAAGGTTCCGGATTCCATCAAGGATCTTCCGGCTGATATTGCTGCGAAAAAAGTGATTGAAGGCCGCGTGTTCATTGTGGATGACCAGGGCGTCTCGCACGTGCCGTCCCTCATTGAAATGCAGCTCGAAAGCTACAAGTGGTTCCTCACAGAGGGTCTCAAAGAACTCCTCCAGGAAATCACCCCGATTACAGACTTCTCCGGCAAGAAGATGGAACTGAGAATCCTCGGCCACACCTTCGATGCGCCGAAGTACGATCCGGAAACCTGCAGCCGCAGAAACCTCAGCTACGAGGCGGCTATGAAGGGTCACGTTCAGCTTATCAACAAAGAGACCGGTGAAATCAAAGAGCAGGATGTGTTCCTCGGTTCCATTCCTCTCATGACGAACAATGGTACCTTCATCATCGGAGGTATCGAACGTGTCGTTGTGCACCAGCTCGTCCGTTCGCCGGGTGTGTTCTTCTCTACCATGCCGGATTATCCAAAGTTCCACGCCGCAAAGATCATCCCGAAGCGCGGTGTGTGGCTCGAAATTGAAACGGATCGCCGCGGTGTCATCACCTGCAAAATCGATCGCAAGCGCAAGATTCCCATCACGCAGCTCCTCCGCGTGTTTGGCTACACAACAGAATCCCAGATGATGGATCTCTTCAGTGACCTCGTCTCCGAAGAGCACGATTTCATTCTGAAGACTCTCGAAAAGGACACTGCTTCCACGCTCGAAGACGCCTACCAGAGCATCTACCGCCGCATTCGCCCGGGCGACTACGCCACGCCGGAAAACGCAAAGCAGCTCATTGACGGTCTCTTCTTCGACTTCAAGAAGTACGACATGGGAACGATCGCCCGCTACAAACTCAACCGCCGCTTCGGTGTCGAAACACCGAGCGATGAGCAGCACCGCGTATTCCAGGTGAAAGACTTTATCGAAATTCTCCGCGAACTCATCCGCCTGAATAACGGTATCGGTACACCGGATGATATCGACCACCTCTCTAACCGCCGCGTCCGTTCCGTTGGTGAACTTGTGCAGAACAAGTACCGCGTGGGACTCGTGCGCACCGAGCGTATTGTGAAAGATCGTATGACTGTCATGGATCTTGAAACCGTGACACCGACACAGCTTATCAACTGCCGTCCGGTCACTGCTGCGATGCGCGAATTCTTCGCCAGCTCCCAGCTGTCCCAGTTCATGGACCAGACAAACCCGCTCTCCGAACTTGCTCACAAGCGTCGCCTCTCCGCGATGGGTCCGGGTGGACTCTCCCGCGAGCGCGCATCCTTCGACGTCCGCGACGTGCACACCAGCCACTACGGCCGTATCTGTCCGATTGCGACTCCGGAAGGACCGAACATCGGACTTGTCGTTCACTTGGCAGGTTTCGCCCGCGTGAACCCGTACGGATTTTTGGAGACACCGTACAGAGAAGTGTTGCATGACGTTGCACTCGATGCAGACGCCATGCTTGGACGCATTATCGACGAAACGGTGAAGGACGGCCGCAAGGTCATCATCAAAGAAGGCGATACCATTGATTCCAAAGAGACAGCACGCCAGATTATTTCTCTCCTCAAAAAAGAGAAGCGCGACACCGTGCACGTCCGTGCATTCGCAACCGGAAAGGTGATCTTCATGGATGCGGAACAGGAGCGCAGACTCATCATCTCCCAGGCTCAGGAAACAGGAACACTCAGCGAATTCGGTGAGTTTATGGAGCCCCGCGTGTCCGCACGCAAGGGTGGAGAAGCGACACTGTCCGATGTCCGCGATGTCACACACATCGACGTGTCCCCGAAGCAGATTCTCTCGATCTCAACCTCTCTCATTCCGTTCCTCGAGCACGATGACAACACACGTGCATCCATGGGAACGAACATGCAACGTCAGGCTGTGCCGCTCGTGAAGCCGCATGCACCGCTCGTCGGTACAGGTCTCGAAGGACTCGCTGCGCGCGCGTCCGGACATGCGTTGCTTGCAGAGGAAGACGGAGAAGTAACCTACGTCGACGCCGACCAGATCAGCATTGTGTACAAGACCGGTCGCAAAGAGACGTACAAGATGAAGACATTCCTCCGCTCAAACCAGGGAACATGTTTCCACATGCGCCCGCTCGTGGCTCATGGACAGAAGATTCACAAGGGCCAGACACTTGCAGACGGTTCTGCAGTGGAAGGCGGTGAACTCGCCCTCGGACAGAACCTGCTTGTGGCGTATATGTCCTGGCAGGGATACAACTTCGAAGATGCCATCATCATTTCTGATCGCATTGTGGAGCAGGGCTACTTCGATTCCATTCACATTGAGAGCTACATTACAGACGTGCGTGAAACCAAGCTGGGTCCTGAGACAGTGACCCGCGACATCCCGAACGTTGGTGAAGGAAAGCTCAAGGACCTCGACGTCGACGGTATTGTCCGCATTGGTGCAACCGTTCACGAAGGAGACATCCTTGTCGGTAAAATCACACCGAAGGGTGAGACGGAACTGACACCGGAAGAGCGCCTCCTGCAGGCAATCTTCGGCGACAAGGCGAAGGACGTGAAAGACTCTTCCCTCCGCCTCCCGGGTGGAGCAGGAGGAAAGGTGGTCGACGTGCATATCTTTGACCGCGCACTCGGAGACGAGCTCCCGACAGGTGTGATGAAGCAGATCGAAATCTTCGTTGCCCAGACCCGCAAGACACAGGTCGGAGACAAGATGGCCGGTCGCCACGGTAACAAGGGTGTCATCTCCCGCATTGTGCCGAAGGAAGACATGCCGTTCATGGAAGACGGAACACCGGTCGACATTATCCTGAACCCGCTCGGTGTGACATCCCGTATGAACATCGGACAGATTCTCGAAACTCACCTTGGTTGGGCCTGTCAGATCCTCGGTATCAAGATCGCAACGCCTGCGCTCGACGGTATCTCCCCGGATCAGATCACCGGATTCCTGAAGGCAGCCGGTCTGCCGGAAGGAGGAAAGGTGCAGCTCACGGACGGTCGCACGGGCGAGCACTTCGCACACAAGACCACCGTCGGAATGGTGTACATGTTGAAACTGCTCCACCTCGTTGAAGATAAAATTCACGCCCGCTCAGTCGGTCCGTACTCTCTCGTCACACAGCAGCCTCTCGGAGGAAAGGCGCAGCACGGAGGACAGCGCTTCGGAGAAATGGAAGTGTGGGCACTCGAAGCATACGGTGCCGCCTATACGCTCCAGGAAATGCTCACCATCAAGTCCGATGACGTGATCGGACGCAGCAAGGCCTACGAGGCTATTGTGAAGGGTGAGACGATCCAGCGCCCGAGCATCCCTGAATCCTTCAACGTTCTTGTGAAAGAACTCCAGGCTCTCGGACTCAAGGTCGAACTCCTGAAGTTCAAGGACGAAGTGGTACCGGAAGAGCGCGCTATCCTTAGCCCTGATGAAATTGAAACCGTCGAACTCGCATCCCGCGTGGACAGCGAAGATCTCGAAGATGCTCTGCCGGTCGGTGACAAGATTGCTGAACTGAGCGAGGAGATCGCAATGGCGGAAGGCGAATCTGAAGACGAAGTGATTGCAGCTGTCGAAGGAGGAGAGATCGGCGATGACGGTGCAGTCGGCGTCACACAGAAGGATGAAATGGAAGAGGCAGTCAGTGAAGAGTCGATGAACGACGCGTAA
- the ssb gene encoding single-stranded DNA-binding protein: protein MFNVNRITLLGNVTRDPEAKTAKTGTSITSIGLATNRPVKDERGNTVQEAEFHNLVCFGSLADFSGKAVKKGSPLYVEGRIHTSRYQTKDGKDASKTEVVVEKLVLLSSKKGEIAAEGA, encoded by the coding sequence ATGTTCAATGTGAACAGAATCACGCTTCTCGGGAACGTCACCCGCGACCCCGAAGCAAAGACGGCAAAGACGGGTACATCTATTACCAGCATCGGTCTGGCGACCAATCGTCCTGTGAAAGACGAGCGGGGGAACACTGTGCAGGAGGCAGAGTTTCATAACCTCGTCTGCTTCGGTTCCCTTGCGGATTTTTCCGGCAAGGCGGTGAAGAAGGGGTCACCTCTCTATGTCGAGGGACGCATTCATACGTCGCGGTATCAGACGAAGGATGGGAAAGATGCCAGTAAGACCGAAGTGGTTGTCGAGAAGCTCGTGCTGCTTTCTTCCAAGAAAGGGGAGATTGCGGCGGAGGGCGCGTGA
- the ssb gene encoding single-stranded DNA-binding protein, which translates to MKSVNKVILLGNVTRDPELKATANGQSVATFGLATNRVWKDHTGEKQSLAEYHNLVAWGGLADFCAQNIRKGKPLYIEGYLKTRSWDGPEASKIFRTEIVVENLVLLGPRDGMENGMHQDSPVMDMHQEHPVEAMPSAPQTIMEGDIQPM; encoded by the coding sequence ATGAAGTCAGTGAACAAAGTAATCCTCCTCGGAAACGTGACGCGCGATCCGGAACTGAAGGCCACAGCGAACGGACAATCGGTGGCGACTTTTGGGTTGGCGACGAACAGAGTGTGGAAGGATCACACAGGGGAGAAGCAATCACTCGCGGAATATCATAACCTTGTGGCGTGGGGTGGGCTTGCTGATTTCTGTGCGCAGAATATCCGGAAGGGGAAACCGCTCTACATAGAGGGGTATTTAAAGACGCGCAGCTGGGATGGACCGGAGGCGTCTAAAATCTTCCGCACAGAGATTGTGGTGGAGAATCTCGTGCTGCTTGGCCCGCGTGATGGAATGGAAAATGGTATGCATCAGGATTCCCCGGTGATGGACATGCATCAGGAGCATCCGGTGGAGGCAATGCCGTCTGCGCCGCAGACTATTATGGAAGGGGATATCCAGCCGATGTAG
- a CDS encoding sensor histidine kinase, producing MSTDTPTKTGTLHPFSHALRWALPFFAALLPIMLLSVYALRTASSSVQTLVESANVSAAANVSQLLNDDITQMVRLAHAVASVPGTMDAAETRDALTMNIRLKALVLAYPQIQRAFVTDSGSSLWSDYPAIPGSYGESQANMEWYKGLSANWMPFISGVYVPYEGARSPAVAISVPIRRGSGAVIGALVLEYRTEQVTRWLENIHLGQTGYVYVVDQKGIVVAHPHLESTDRLYDAYAGILGITTALKSGLTTKQYLDPLTNEPTIATFQPVSVGGHTWVIVAGQPEAEAYLPLHTVTLRISVAGGVLTLLTLGMVIALAVMSMRNEHLTNALSAKNKTLQDITSFVSHQLRAPVTAMRWTIESMLDGDYGKVNKELEEPLTSLKDVAIQNGNLINDILNVSRIDRGVIDVAVAAVPLSEIADRALRDYRIALEKAGLSLTLKDDKSITVLADKEKMAEAVTNSISNAIKHTKVGGITLTLRKDEHFGYIDVSDTGEGMTPDILGKLFDRTGMTGKNTDSASSTGLGLYIARNFMRLQKGDITVASVPGKGSTFTYSVPLS from the coding sequence ATGTCTACAGACACACCCACAAAAACGGGCACTCTTCATCCGTTCAGTCATGCACTGCGCTGGGCGCTGCCGTTCTTTGCTGCCCTGCTTCCCATTATGCTTCTCAGTGTCTATGCACTGCGCACAGCGTCCTCGTCCGTGCAGACACTTGTGGAATCTGCGAACGTTTCTGCTGCGGCCAATGTCTCACAGCTTCTCAATGATGACATCACCCAAATGGTTCGGCTTGCACATGCGGTCGCCTCCGTACCGGGAACAATGGATGCAGCGGAGACGCGCGACGCTCTTACAATGAATATCCGTCTGAAGGCGCTTGTCCTTGCGTACCCGCAAATCCAGCGTGCATTTGTGACAGACAGCGGCAGCAGTCTCTGGAGTGACTACCCTGCTATTCCCGGTTCCTACGGTGAAAGTCAGGCGAACATGGAGTGGTACAAAGGACTCTCCGCGAACTGGATGCCCTTTATTTCCGGTGTGTATGTCCCGTACGAAGGAGCACGTTCCCCCGCTGTTGCCATCAGCGTTCCTATCCGGCGCGGCAGTGGTGCCGTGATCGGGGCATTGGTATTGGAGTACCGCACGGAACAGGTCACACGGTGGCTGGAAAATATTCACCTCGGGCAGACCGGCTATGTGTATGTGGTGGATCAGAAGGGGATAGTGGTCGCGCATCCGCACCTGGAATCCACTGATCGTTTGTATGATGCATATGCAGGCATTCTCGGTATTACCACTGCCCTGAAATCGGGGCTCACCACAAAGCAGTATCTGGATCCGCTTACCAACGAACCGACTATCGCCACCTTCCAGCCGGTTTCCGTCGGAGGGCATACGTGGGTGATTGTGGCCGGACAGCCTGAAGCAGAAGCGTATCTGCCGCTGCATACTGTCACGCTGCGCATCAGTGTTGCGGGTGGCGTCCTGACGCTCCTGACTCTTGGCATGGTGATCGCACTTGCCGTCATGAGCATGCGCAACGAACATCTGACCAATGCGCTCTCCGCAAAAAACAAGACACTCCAGGACATTACATCATTCGTCTCACATCAGCTCCGCGCCCCCGTGACCGCCATGCGCTGGACAATTGAGTCTATGCTCGACGGGGACTACGGAAAGGTAAACAAGGAACTCGAAGAACCGCTCACATCCCTCAAAGATGTCGCAATCCAGAACGGCAATCTCATCAACGATATTCTGAACGTTTCCCGCATCGACCGCGGCGTGATCGACGTTGCGGTGGCAGCCGTTCCTCTGTCCGAGATCGCCGACCGGGCCCTGCGTGATTACCGCATAGCTCTCGAAAAAGCAGGTCTCTCACTCACGCTCAAAGATGATAAAAGTATCACCGTTCTGGCAGACAAAGAGAAGATGGCCGAAGCCGTCACGAACTCCATCAGTAACGCCATCAAACACACGAAGGTCGGCGGCATCACGCTCACGCTCCGTAAAGATGAACACTTCGGATACATCGACGTGTCCGATACCGGTGAAGGTATGACCCCAGACATCCTCGGTAAATTGTTCGACCGCACAGGAATGACCGGCAAGAACACAGACTCTGCATCGAGCACGGGACTTGGTCTCTACATTGCGCGCAATTTTATGAGATTACAGAAAGGGGATATCACCGTAGCGTCGGTTCCGGGAAAGGGGAGTACGTTTACGTATAGTGTGCCGCTTTCGTGA
- a CDS encoding S-layer homology domain-containing protein, with protein MRRIALSLAGILFAFATVTGVRGFFDQLDSMRAELAVWQTTHAADFSDLLSTLDNLSGGTFNDVAEGDWFSPYVATVSGWGVVSGYRDAEGRPLGQFGPANPVTVAELLKMSFKAAQIDTATCGLVPPTHSQAIGHWAQEFVTCGEQMKLRILQDPKLSIDRKASRAEVVAVLNDVFGENVPPLYSNFRDTQGHKLEADIAYAYTRGVVSGDKDSKGIETGLFRPNDAINRAEVAKIIYEWTKVRVKEGVTAKA; from the coding sequence ATGCGACGCATTGCACTCTCTCTGGCTGGCATCCTCTTTGCTTTTGCGACTGTGACAGGAGTCCGCGGATTTTTTGATCAGCTGGATTCCATGAGAGCGGAGCTGGCAGTCTGGCAGACCACGCACGCCGCTGATTTCAGTGATCTCCTGAGTACGCTCGACAATCTCTCTGGTGGCACATTCAATGACGTTGCGGAAGGGGATTGGTTCAGTCCCTACGTTGCCACTGTCAGCGGATGGGGCGTGGTATCCGGCTACCGCGATGCAGAGGGTCGGCCGCTCGGACAGTTCGGTCCGGCAAACCCTGTCACCGTTGCGGAACTTTTGAAAATGTCTTTCAAGGCTGCGCAAATTGATACTGCTACCTGCGGACTGGTTCCCCCGACACACAGTCAGGCAATCGGACACTGGGCGCAGGAATTTGTGACGTGCGGCGAACAGATGAAGCTGCGTATTCTGCAGGACCCGAAACTATCCATCGACCGCAAGGCATCGCGTGCGGAAGTGGTTGCTGTTTTGAATGATGTCTTCGGGGAAAATGTTCCGCCGCTTTACTCGAACTTCCGCGATACACAGGGGCACAAACTCGAGGCCGATATCGCCTATGCGTACACGAGAGGCGTGGTGTCCGGTGACAAAGACAGCAAGGGGATTGAGACCGGACTCTTCCGTCCGAACGATGCGATCAACCGTGCGGAAGTCGCAAAAATCATTTACGAATGGACAAAGGTGCGGGTGAAAGAGGGGGTGACGGCGAAAGCATGA